A stretch of DNA from Acanthochromis polyacanthus isolate Apoly-LR-REF ecotype Palm Island chromosome 21, KAUST_Apoly_ChrSc, whole genome shotgun sequence:
cattaacaaaaaaatgattaactagtgatattttctgaaccacacaTAGTTGCACgttacaaaacagaaaaaaaaaaaaaaaatcaacatggaAAAGATGGTcacaaaattgaatttaaatgttattttaattggACTTTCATGACTGATTCAGCAGGTATGACAAGctgtaccacaaaaacaaaaatactgatTAATAGCCGAATAGTTCTGGAGTTTCAAAAAGGTTCTCTacaaataatgatattttacattttttggacCCCACTAAGTGGATGAAACTTGCCATCAATAGCATAATGagaaattaaagtaaaaatttCAGGCATTTTTCTTTAATAGTTGCTGAGCTACACACAGAATTAGATTTCAACGTGCGAATAAACAGTTTGAAAAATCTTGGAAAGGATTGATATATAAAGcgaaaatttcacaaataccttcataaaaatcaatattttgatGATTTGGATGGACCCTTTCACTGATTGGGCTTTTCAGTGCTTTACAGCTGTTTACATTATTGGCCTAAATGTAAGTTTttgttgttacttttttttttttttttagtttttgttgttactAACTGGAGCTGCTGGATGATGAGCTCCTCCTCATTCAGGTACTTgagcctctcctcctccaccaggaGGCGCTGTCTCTGCAGAGGATCCTCCTGCTTCCTCAGGGCGTCGGCCACCCGCACATTCAGCTCCGCTTCCGTCCGTTTCAACAGAGTTCGCACTGAATCCTGGTTCTCTAGCTGCTCACACATACAATCAGACACAACATTACAGATGTACGTACACAGCTCAGACTGTAAGAGGGCATGGTATACAATCAGCAGGTACttggaaataaatgaaatcaatgTTAGCCTTGTTGGCCTTTGGAGAATACTTTGTTGAAGTTATGAAATCTTCTTTTACAGCAATCGCAAAATAACAATGTGACAtcaaagaggaaaacagaagCCCACGGCAGCATTGCAAAGTAAACTTGACTGATTTGCACAAATTGCACACTCTGGTTTGCCCCGCCCTGCAGAGGGCAGACTGTGACCTTTCCATCTCCCCTACCTTTTTATGCGAGAAGAACACTTTTGCTCTATCCTTCACTGCCTATGAGGCTTCCAGTCGTTTGCTTGTGAGCTTTAGCCAAGTGAATGTGGTGTCTTGACTGTGTATTAGCATGTGCACATTTCTCCAAACACATAAAGCTGGGACgccctgaggaaaaaaaacgtcCACAACAGAGGCACTGAGCGTGAACTTCGCTCCCTCTTGGTGCTATGAATGGAATATTCGACAGGACTACTGCTTGTAATACAACTCCCTGAGATGAAATCACCTGGCAAGCAAGAAAAATTAATAATTGATCACCCTTATGTTCTAGGAAGTGAAGCAAGACAACAATATGAGTAACATTTATAATTACCCAGTATTATACTGCCGGCAGCAGTGATGCATATGCATAGGAACAAAAGTAAGGAGTGGggtaacacattaaaaaaatatttgacatatttaggaaaatacattttaggcttttcttattttatctcGCAGTGCTGTGCTGCTTCTCACTCAGCTGCCAGTCTCTTCCTCACACTCCCTTCCTGTATAATTCATGAGCCACATGTAAAATTGAAGCTGTTGGCCATCACCACGGGCAACAGAACGAACCCAGGGGCAGAGGTCACACTCGGGCACACAGAGGTGTAAACATTAAACTGTCCTCTCCGGGTACATCAGTCAAGAGAAAGCCCCGAGACTGCTGTCATGGAACAAATAAAAGCTCTGCACATCCATCATCTTTCACTTCCACTACTCCTTCTTTACCCGTTTCCCCTGCAAGAAACTCTCACGATTCTGTTTATTTCATCATCTCTTCCTCATTCCTGCAACAGTAACCATGGCACCACTTGCATTAGAGATAAATGAAATGCATAAGGACCTCAacagtgcatttttttcatttcttccttCGCTGCAGCCATCATGACAACCTGCGTTTTTGTAAAACAGCACGAGATGTGAACTAAGCTTTTATCTCTCTATCCGATTATTAATCCTCAAACAACATCATGCACTCAATGTGTCATGCATTACAGCTATACGGGTGTTATTTACTATAGGTGCTGTATTGAAGTGAAGATCAAACAAATATCAAAGCGCCTGCACACTGTACATAAGTGATGAAATATTGTACAGTGTTCAATAACAGCTGCAGCTATTTCTATTAAATTTAACTGTTTCCTGAGGCGATCTGTGGACCTCTGCAAAAGCAAAGCACATGTGGAGTGTACAATGCGGTCAATTGCAAGCTAAAAAGAAGGGACACTGCAAAGCTTCGTACGTCACACATTTATCACGATAATGCCAATTCACTTGTTTGAAAATGCTTGAGTTCATCTCAACCTgatttctgcaaaacaaaacaaaaaaaaatccactgaatCTGCCACCAACAATTTTCTTCTGCAttcctttttttccactaaaaagtTGTTCATAACTATTCAAAAGACCGTGGATTCTGCAGAGTCATCAGGACACCGTCTcggattcattttttttaatgtatattttcaaTGCTCTGAGCCCAACAAACAAATTTGCTTCCATTTCACCTTTGGAAAGCTGATTAGTTCATAATTGCTCTCCTGTTCCCTGCCATTTGATGCATTACACCTCCTTCAATGTAATTTCAATATTTCCAGCTgccacttaaaaaaaactgtttcatcAACAACTGTATCAACCGGAGTTTAATTTTCTTGCTTTGGATtcctttattgtgtatttttctgaaGGATTTTAAAGGATGATGGGATACACAAGGAGTACGAGTAAATGACAGTTTTATGGATAAAAGAGTGGAGCATAGAGTTTAGTGCACAAAAGCAGAATGCCATTTTCTGTTACATTGTACTGAGAGGTTTAAAATACCGAATAGCAGCACAAAGACTCAAAACCTTGAACATCatagaaatatttcaaaatcaaaaaaatgtttgagtGGTTAGACACCGCTCATGAAGTGTTTTTTGTGCGATTTAAAAGAACAGGCTGTTAAAGAAACAGATAAATGGCATCTGATGGCGGGTTGTATACCTGTGTCTTGCGTAGTTGGGTGAGCTGCTTGCGCAGGTCGGTGGCGTTTTGCTGCAGCCCGTGCAGATGGAGCTGCATCTGCAAGCGACCGACGCTGTTCACATGGCTCAAGTTAGAGGGTGGCGGCGGCATCAGAGCTAGAGGTGCCGACGGCGTATGAGCTGCCAATCACAGAGCAGGACATGGGGGTCACCGGGAGGTCGGCGGGAAACAAATTGGTTAGTTTGCTGGGCTTTTTGCTCCGGTGAGATTtgcagccagccagccagattGACGCACAGTACACACAAAtagcacacacactctcagcaTAAAGGCCCAAAGAAATGTacataaatagaaaatatacaaagaaagaaagcaccATATTCACAGATCTTCCAATAGCCCACTGGGAGAAATGTGAGCTCATGCTATTAGTAAAACTCATAGAGAACTGCAATTAGGTAATTCAGTGGTGACACACAGGGATAACCATGCTCTTATCTTAACACAGGCCTTTGTGAGTATGGCCATCGACCAGCCAAGAGATTCAACcatacaaacacactcacaaagGAGTGTTCAGTGTGTGACAAAACAAACCTCTCTTAAGAAATAATAAAGTAGAAATTCAAAAAAGTGGGAACAGAGACAGGACGAAAGGGGAGAGTCCGCTCTCTGGGAAGGAAAACACGAGAATAAACACCACCAGCTACCCAGCAACACCATACAGAGGGCAGAGAGCCATGAGAGATGTCAGATaggagaaatttaaaaaaaaaagggtgacAGAGTAGGAGATGGCAACTACCTTTCTTCTTCAGCCGTCCAGCTGGAATGTGGAAAGAGTGAGCCGAGAAATTAATGAGAGGTGATAGAGAGACAAAGAAGGAGAGGAAAGTCTTAAAAAGTTCATTTCTAAAGTGGCAATGATCCTGGAGAACATTTTATTGACTACAGCAGATACATGGGCTGTGGTGACGGTTTAATCCTTTGGCACGGCTCCAATTTGTGAGGACgcttgaaaaaaataactgtatCTTTGTGCTGACCCCTTGAAGGTCTGGCATCAGAAAAGGTTTGTTTGTGCCACAATCAGATTATAGACAGtcgagggggaaaaaaacacagaaactggGTTCACCTAGTATACATAAGCTATACACGTTGTCAGTATTTCATAATTCCttgctgaaaaacattttttgtgatttaaataacattttgatCGTCTCAAAATTAGATTCAAACATGAAATGCAATCTCCACGCACCCAGTGGAGTCCAAAGCGAAGAAATAAACCTTCAACTCCTTCAAAGGTGTCTGTCTTATTACCTCGCCCAGGAGGCTCCGTTTACAATTTCActacgtttgtctgtttatttaaCACCTTTCAAAAGCTCCAAAGCTGTTAGAAGGtggatttttctctctctgaccgAGTTATGACAACTATTCTCCCCCTTGCTTCTAGCATTTGCGCTTAGAGATTTGCAAAATTGAATGCTAGACAAATTGAGATGAAATTTATGCCGATTTCCTCATCTGATAGAGTTGAGCAATTCTCCAGCGTCTTTCCAACACTCCTTTAAAAGCTTAACCCTGGCCACAACAGTTCTATTGAGTGGATTTGAACAGcgtttatttttgtcatgaaaATGGTGAATGAGTCATTTGAAAATTAATAGAGAAAGACTAAGATagtgaaaaagaaacagaaaaaggcaTGAATGAGGTGGAATGAAAGGTGCTTTAATACTTAACCTGCCTGGTTTGGTTAAAATGAGCTGTTTGCCTATTTAGTGCGGTTCAACGTAAGCTGCTAGCAGAAAGGGATCTATGTGAATTATCATGATTTTCAAAAGCTGAGCAACTATTACATCAATCTGATGGTTGTGAGGTgttcagcaagaaaaaaaacctctacAAGAATGCAGATTAGAAATGTATGCAAATCATTTTGTAACCATGGTAACAAAAGCAGTTTAAACTACAGGTTGTGGTACGTGTATCTTGCTCTGCACTTTGTTTAGTCCGATAAAAAGATTCAAATAATAATGAATAGCTGCTTTGTTCATTTTCCGAACCAAAAGTGCCAAGCATTCCCTGGATCCAGCGTCAGAAGCTTCACCAAAGCACCTGATGCTCCGTCAAAGGGttgctgaatatttttggaaggattttttttttctgctagtcaaactgtgtaattttatgtTTACAGCTCTTGGTTTGTCAGAAGTCAGTGTGAACACGACTGGACCAGAACTAATAGGCATCACCGTATAATTTCCTCCCCTGATCTGAACCAAGTGAACCGAactacaggtgtgaaagcatcAATTACTGACTCAATAATTTTGAGGCTGCGTTTCAATTCGCATACTTACTACGTACTACAGCTGCCCTTACAAAGCTCATCTGCTGGATGCACTATGCAGATGTCGTAGACTACTTTGTCATAATATTGGGCCCTAAAATTTGACTGTCTTGCTCGTATGTCCATCGCAGTCTGTTGTACAAAATGAGTCGTCATCTGTCTGAGTCCTCAAGCTTGGATTTTACTCACGACTTCACTCGCGATTTTACTCGAGACACTGTGACGTATGCAACGCAGCtgcacagaggattgtgggtcagaatggaGAGTAAATAAACAGACTGCATACTGCAAAATCTGAGCAGATGTAGAGGGACATTCTGGCATTTTTGGCAAATTGAAATTGGCGTACTACGTATTGggacatttttaatctttttctgGCTCACCATATACTATGTTCGTATGGGTATGAGAATGCACTCTCAATTAACTGTATCATAAAAGTACAGATGATTCATCCGTGCTGTCAAAGTTCAATAAACTAGTTACAGTCCAGGAGGTCACCATCACTGCTAGTTTGCAGTTAGCACAGGGGGGGAAAGTCAGCGTTAGTAATGGGTCAGTCCACAGATCACAATTACCCAGCTCTACTCACTTCCAGTGGCGGAGCCGTCACTGTTGGTTTCGGTCTTCTCGCTGGAAGAGAAAGGTAATGGCCGTGAAAACTCCGTCCCTTGGTCCGGAGGGCAGCCCGCCATCATGCAGAGACGCAGCAGGCCGCATCTGAGGATCAACGGCCACAGGGCAAGGCAATTACAGTGCTAACACTAACGGCACCACCACTGGACACTATCAGACTGATTAACAAGTTATTTGCTTGTTAATAAGCTCCTACTATGTACAGGAGGGTAAAGTGGGATGACAACAACGGCCAGTGTGAGGAAGTCAAAATCTATGTCCCTGTATCAGATAAACAACACAGTGCCCTAATGCTTTGTGGTCTGCACTTGCACACAAAGGTAGTGTGCCACTTCACAGCCACTCAGCTGATAATGGCTCTGATAATAGCCTGCTGCTGTTCCTGTCGATAATATGTCCAATCTGAAGCTGTATGTGTGACTTCGAGAGAGTTAATGAGGTATAATGGAGAGTCTTACGTGCTGTCACTGTCTGGTGCTCTGGTCAGAACACTCTGGACCAGGCCAGTAAGGCTGGCGATCtgcttctccatggcctccatGCGCTCCAGGCGATGATCCCTTGAAAAGTGGACAATAAAACACGTAATTCAGCATGAATAAAGACATAGATTAAGAtttgaaatacatgaaaatgggcaaagattttgttttttgaggTGTGAAATACATAAGAAACAATCAAAGTTGAAAAACTGTGCCACAGTGTTAAATGATACCTAACTAAAAGTTGGCACCCAGGCTCATACTGACCTGCTAGTATCTGCATCTTGCCCAGATAATGAAGATCCAAAACCAGGCATGGTTCTGCTGCCCTCCCCAGGTCCAGCTGTTAGACACAGAGGCTCTGAACTGGAGCTGGGCCTCGACTTCGGGCTCTCGACGAacacagaggaggaggcagagtcCTTGCGGAAACTCTGCCTGACAGGTGAGGCCCTGGGTGAGCTGGAATACGAGTCCCTGTCCCTCAGCTGCATGTCAGGGATTTTCTGCGGGGATGAGGGCGGCATTCGAAAACCCATGCCCAGAGTGGCCGAGGAGTATGTGTCAGTGTACAGCGAACCTCCAGGCTTGTAGAGAGAGTCCTCCAGGTCTCCCTGAAGAGCAGCGGCCGAATAGGTGCTGAGGGAGCGCACGGAGCCACGGCGGTAGAGGCCAGTGGACACGGGGAAGCTAAAGGGGTCTCCGATGGCAGCTAACGACTGGGTGGAGGCAATGCTGAGTCGACCTTCATGCATCAAGCTGTAGGGATCTGCGTACAACCCCTCATTCTTCATCAGTGCCATGTTTTTTGCAGAAACTTCTTCATCAGGCTTGACGTCACGACGCTCCAGGATGGCGCTGGGCGATGGAGACAGGCCTGCGTTGGCAGCGTGCCCGGCTGACGGATGGTGGGGATGTCGGGGCTGTTCATGCTGGGGGTGGGACCCGGCGAAGGACGGAGGGCGGCCGCCACTGTAGGAGAGGCGTGAGCGTGATGGAGAGCCGGAGGACGCCGAGGCCGTGGAGGAAGGGAGGGTGTTGAGGCGGCGCGTTGGAGAGGAGTCACGAGAGGAATACACCATTTCCCTCTGAAAGGAACAAGCAGGGATGagagttaccatggagacccACGGATGAGCGTGCTGCGTTTCCCATGTGTCAGCTGCACACAGAGACAACTTAGATCTGGCAGGAACTAGACAGACTGTCACAGGCTGCAGGCGCCAAGAGAAGATGAGGAATTTCTCAAAAGACCAATTATTGATCACAGAATTTAGTCTCGCAAAGTTTTCTAGACTGAAGcttgtaatatttttgaaatagaATGAGTGAAAAAGGAGGTGTTCTGACAAAAATGGAAAGCTTTCAGGAGGTAACACATTCCAAAATCTGTGCATTTGTCTGAGTGGTGACAGGATGCAGGAGATAAAGTTAGACCTTATTCATAGGGAGACCTGTGCAGTACACCCATGTTCACCATCTTCAACTGAGTGCTGTTTTCCCCTCGGTCTGACATTTGTTGTCGAGCATCATAATATCATTACACATGCCCCTGTGCTTTTCCCCCAACCCACCTTTGCCTATTTTCATGCTGTGGATTAACTCCTGTTGAGATTTTTCTCACTCCTGAAGCTTTCAAATGCCAAATGCTTTTCCTGGCAACAAAACCACTTTTGTTGCTAAACTCATCTCCGTCTATCTTCTTTTCATTTGCTTCTCAGCATCCTTGCTGACAACGTAAAATACACAGAAGATTTTGGAGCATGGCAAAATAATGTGAGCTGCTGAAAATTCATGCAAAAGAccaaattcacacacacacacacacgttgatGAAAAGTGCATAGACACAACTTAAACAAGaatcaaaataaatacaaacacagctTGATCCTTCTGTTACTCCACAAGAGAGCATCACATACAGAACATGCACAGGAGCAAATAAATGGCAAAAAGCTTGTTAAGATTCAGCTTGCGTTTAAACCCCAACAGATATAAAGAAGAAACGGCCAGTGCATCAAACACTCAATCATGGCCGTATTTCCTGCCATCACTGGGAGCTTGAGGCTATATTAAAACGTAGAAAAGCTACTGCAGTTTATACCTGCTGGCCAGCCATCTATTTACCTCTTTTTCCCTGCATTGTTTTCTTGCATATACAAGTACAAACATGCATGCGAACATGAACgcaaacaacacagacagtGCAGTACATGCTCAAAGAACATGCACGGACACAATTGCTTTTCTCTGCCTCTTTGCACGGCTAATGGCAAGTTGCGTTCTCGGTATTGTGTGAATAATGCAGACGGTAAGCAGGGTTttgtataaaataatttaaaaaatatctccCTCAGGCTTCCTTGATCTTTACTGAAGCAGAAATAGCTCCGAATGTTAAAATATGCTCATTTCACAGAGGAACATTGTTCTCTGGTGTCTGCACTGCAACAGATGGCCTACTTGAAGATAAGAAAATGCATTTCCAGGAGGAATACCTGTTAAATTGCTAACCCAAATAAACCGCAATAGCCTGTCAAAGTTACCACTGAAacgaaaataataataatgataataataataataaaacaccaTTACCTTGCTAAAGATGCATACTAGTTCTCTTTATGCAGAGGCACACAACTATAGAGGTTCTTACTATCAGGTCAGCTATCAAACATCCAGTTTGCAAGAGATCAGACACAATATTTTCCTCTAAAATAACCCCGTTTGCCCTGTTCACCTCCCAGCTCCCCTCTGCTCACCCTGAGGTCTCCGTTAGCCAGGTGTGCAGCAGCTGGGTAAGAAGCATAGATGGGCTCTTTGCGGTAAATCTTGATGATGCTGCGATCCTGAATGTCCCGGACGTCCTCCAGCTCATAGAAGACGTTGCGCGCCTCGTCCTTGATCAGGATGGCCGTGTTGGGCGACTTCAGCATACCTGCCGTCAACTTCTGAGGGAACATGTGCACGATGAGAGCGTGCAGCGTGTCCAGGCTGCTCAGCTCGTGGGTGATGTGCACCCGACGTGTCTCATCTCCATACTGCAGGAACAGCACGCCTGAAAGAGAGCAACAAGGGAAAGGCGGCTGAGTTTCAAGTCGTTTGCTTCAGTGGATGGAGAGAATAACTAGTAAGCCAATGCTGTGAAATCTTGTGGCAGCTACAGTGTGTGGTGCCTTTTGGAATAACAGATCTGGATAATAACTTTTTTATCATCAGATGTAATAAGCAGGAATAAACACTGACATTGGAGCAGAGAAATTCTATCGATCTGAATGTGAGAAAACACAGCTAGTGTGCAAAGATGCATGCGCAAGTTGAATTCTTTTACAAATACTGCTTTGATATTGTTggaaataactcaaaaacagcCCCACTTCTTAGAAAAATTTTTTGCCAAATGATGCAACCtttgtattttgtaaataaaatgtgactGATGCCTGACTAACCTGAAAATTCATCTTCATACATCATGggacaaacaaaaagaacacagcAAAGAAAGACCAAGAATTAAAAGTCAGGCAGAGTTAGTgaaaaaactacaaacatgtaggggagagaagaaaacaaagacagtgaTTAGTGTAGACACAGGAGAGATAAGCAGGTCTGCTGTTCCATGTCTGTTGGAATTTCTGATTCAGTATGCCCTCATCAGTTACGGCTCTTTAGTTttacaacctttttttttttatctcactgTACCTGATGTAACAGCGCAACTCACTCTTTATGAGTCTGCACCAGCCTCGCACTAATCCTCGCTACAGTCCCAAGGTCCTTTCGTTGTAAACCTGTCCTCGACTCTGCTGTTTACACTTGCAGTTGCACACAAACATAGTTCTGTATGATAAACCCCACTACAGTCAAATAAAGAGTCCTTAAAATACCTACAAAAATAGTATGCTTTGTTATTGTTAACatcggcttttattttgaagggctGACTACCTTTACAATTCTATGTAGCTGGAAAATTGGACTAAACTAACAGTGTTATGGTAAATGTGGTGAGAATATAACACCTTCCATTCTTTGTAAACACAGTGGTCCACATCACCAGCCACATCAACTAAAGAGACAGCTGCAAATCTGCCTCGAGTCCAACCAGCATGTTGTGACAGAGCCTGCCAGAAGTGCTTCAAATCTTAACCTGGAGAACGTAGCTTATTCTGGCTGGCAGAGCGGGACAGCGGCAGGCTCTGGCGAAATCGGTTCATCCGGTTGAAACCGAGGGGCATGTCAGCTTCCGACATGGTCTCCAAGGATTCAGCGGAGGCGAAGGAAAGCTTGGCGGCCTGGTCGGCGAGCCCAGACTGGGTAGACTGGGAATGGCGTGGACTGCGGCTCTGCAGGGTGAGAGGACACAATAATTTACTGAGAGGTGAAATTGAGGCGGAAATAAAGGATTAGACAGGGTCAATGAAGTAAAACCAACTGGAAAAAGACACAGTGAACAGACAATGAGACCGCACACAATGAACCACCTAACAAGATTATCGAGACCTTGACAATGGTTTAACTACCAGCCATTCACTAACAATTACTAGCGTCACAGCATCTGACATCAGCTGAATGATGCAGCAGCAAAACGCACTATAGTTGCACTCAAAACACACAGCACTCCGGGGGCCTTCATGAATCACCTGTGGTGGAGCAGAATTAAGCTGGAAACTGTGCTCTAGCTTAGCATAAGTTATGTCACGCTAGCTCGACTTTGCACACCTCCCACACGCCCTCACCCAAACTCTTGTCCCTGTGCTGCTACCAACTTTAAATGAGTGCTTGTGGGATGGGAGGGGAAGCTCATGCAAATCCCGGGCTGTCACTGTGGGTTTATCCTGCTGGCCTATGCCCAGGCATCTCTCGCTGAAAAGGCCGTTAACGCAGCTGGGGCTGAGCTCACTGAACTGACTCCCTGATCCTCCACTGCTGTACCATCTCCTCCAGCTCTGAGGCTGCTGTAATGAGCTCCCAGAATGCTGTCTGCTGATTGTTTGGATGGCAAAAGCAAACACATCCTTAGCCACAGTGTAGTAGCCGGGCCCCTCTCCTCCTTATACCATGAACAGTTTTCCCCCTCTTCTAAGGATTTCCTTCTCTCCCTTTCACTCTCTGAGTCAAGCTGCTGCTAGAATTTACTGTGGCTTGCATTAATGTGGTATTTAATTAATGGGAGAGTCTGACAGAAGCAACACAGAGGGCCATGTCTGCACTCACTGGCTCTCAGCGGTGGGCTGTTTGATTTCATTCATAAACACACAGGCATACATTTATGGTTGTGTTAATTGGGGAGTAAGGCAGGAAGCTGTGCTGAACGGGGTATAAGGGCTGAACTGGACTTTAAGTTCACtatggatttctttttttttaaataatcaactgtttaatcaataaaacaaattgGACAAAATGGTGATTAAAATCCATCTTATTTCCATAACCTCACATCTTCAAATTACTTGCCAACAGTTACCATCAGGGCACATCCTAAAGCTGTTCAGTCTATGgcgaaataagaaaaaaacaacaacaaaatcttACAGACTGGACAACACAAAACTAGCTATGATTTACATGTTTAGCCTTGCAGGCAGCATGGCTCTACAAACAGTAATGTCATCAGATTGTCGATCGACTGCAACAGAATTTTGTACTGGTGTTTGTGGTCCAATTTTTCCGACACTTGAGTTCCCAAATAAACACCTGCTTAAAATGAGAAGGTTAGCATTATTTAAGTGCAGCCTCAGAGAGCTGCAAGCATGGCTGTAGTGTGTTActtaataaatattaatgaatgTGTAAATTGCAACTAATTAATCAATGAGATTTTAGTTATTACATTTCTTGGCAATTAATTAACCAATAAACAGTTGGTGCAGTACAGTAACTAAACTGCAGTATGTGGGACACAACAATATACAAGTACTGCAGTCACTGGTAAATTCTTACTGTATGCTGTCACATGTATGTTTACCAGGCAAGTTACAAACCCCCTGCCGGACCATGACAGCCGTTTTTTTTAGTGTAACGTTACGCTCCTCTTGTCACCGTCATACATAATTCagtcacacacccacacacacagaacgAGAGTGGTGTCCACTGATGGTGGCGGCAgacagtgtgtgaatgtgcagaGAAACTGCGATGCTGACAGATAACCCCCACCATGCTTTCTAATAGGGTCATTTATCTAAACTGTGACCACACTGCACAACACAGCCAGCAGCATCACAGAGGAGCGGCACGTACTGCACTGTGTCACACTCCGACCAGACAGTCCTACAGTGGGACATCATGGGGGAAATCCAATGAGAACATATTATGCATTGTATGGCTGCAGCTTGAGagctttttatttgattttaatctGGTATTGAATCATCGTTAATGCCCCTTAAATTCTGTTTATGGTGTAAGAAGCAAAAGTTATCGACACAAACGCCCTGTTTAAAGGAATATTGTGACACTTTGGGAAATATGCTTCTTTTTATCGGCTGATACATTGGGAGATTGATATCACTCTCAtgtttaaatatgaagctaTAACAGGCAGCCGCTTAAGTGACTGGAAAACAGCCGTTCAACCTCTGGAAGGTAACAACCAGACTATTTCTTGGGCTCTGAGCAGTTGCCAGGCAACTGGAATTGACATAAAGTTACTTGTCTTGACCAAAAAGTAATCTGATGTATGACCCAAGGCAAAACAGCTATTTTTACacttgagttttttttatgGAACAAGACTACAAGGGAGGGATAAGTGAGCTTTAAAGGTGCTGataagaaaagcagattttttttccacctttgcACAAAACCGGTGAGCCGTTTCCCCCAGTTAGCAGATCCCATTTAATTATCTAAATGCCATTGAGAAagtgaaatgataaaatgcatttgtttCACCCAGAGCTCAATAAACCCAGGTACAGTGTACAAtgtcactgaaatgtcaaatgatACAAAATTGTATCATTTTACAGTAATTGTGTCACTTCTAAGTTGAACAGTAAGATATCTGCTCTTGTGCCGAAGTAAAAGCAAATACTTTCGATGTACTTTAATCTCTTATTTCTTTAGTACTTATTATTTTCACCCATCTTTAGACAACAGACTCAGCTCTCCTCTGCATGAAGGATAACAAGACGTTCTGGCATT
This window harbors:
- the srcin1a gene encoding SRC kinase signaling inhibitor 1 isoform X3, producing the protein MKDGGRMKGSSKEQKTKKGFVRRWTANAGACFPKQDPERGGSHMISTDDLEYPREYRTLGNSARRFSNVGLVHTSEHRHTVSAAQSLEALTNLHKADMERKRDAFMDHLKSKYQQQQQQLQHPHHSPHHNPPSPSPSHASMRGTSERSAREQQQPNYWSFKSRSPRHSQSTQSGLADQAAKLSFASAESLETMSEADMPLGFNRMNRFRQSLPLSRSASQNKLRSPGVLFLQYGDETRRVHITHELSSLDTLHALIVHMFPQKLTAGMLKSPNTAILIKDEARNVFYELEDVRDIQDRSIIKIYRKEPIYASYPAAAHLANGDLRREMVYSSRDSSPTRRLNTLPSSTASASSGSPSRSRLSYSGGRPPSFAGSHPQHEQPRHPHHPSAGHAANAGLSPSPSAILERRDVKPDEEVSAKNMALMKNEGLYADPYSLMHEGRLSIASTQSLAAIGDPFSFPVSTGLYRRGSVRSLSTYSAAALQGDLEDSLYKPGGSLYTDTYSSATLGMGFRMPPSSPQKIPDMQLRDRDSYSSSPRASPVRQSFRKDSASSSVFVESPKSRPSSSSEPLCLTAGPGEGSRTMPGFGSSLSGQDADTSRDHRLERMEAMEKQIASLTGLVQSVLTRAPDSDSTCGLLRLCMMAGCPPDQGTEFSRPLPFSSSEKTETNSDGSATGTHTPSAPLALMPPPPSNLSHVNSVGRLQMQLHLHGLQQNATDLRKQLTQLRKTQLENQDSVRTLLKRTEAELNVRVADALRKQEDPLQRQRLLVEEERLKYLNEEELIIQQLHDLEKSVEEIQKESSVNHKLVTVQELEEKATVLRKLGETLTELKNQFPGLQSKMRVVLRVEVEAVKFLKEEPHRLDALLKRCKTITDTLATMRKQANEGVWKKQEDFSSPSSKHNEDLRKFADFDIPTSPPLTINDLGGGNSLSNWSPHTSLSRGHGNPSGPHKDNHPPVPHKGKALEELERRAAADKALSVEVRLAAERDWEEKRASLTQYSAQDINRLLEETQAELMKAIPDLDFAAKQIKHSSNTSSTQNPQSGGATSEHRASKPQHKLSGKDGASRRGSDELTVPRYRTEKPSKSPPPPPPRRSFPSSPGLTTRSGEPLIPGKSIKKSESEETEGQKPHIKLRRTVSENPRPASTPPTLASGDKEELEEERIAAELEGGNNSSVGKVLHSSAASKLKHLQQNSTDKTKSGKREDFLKIQGQQQQ